A genomic window from Vicinamibacterales bacterium includes:
- a CDS encoding Uma2 family endonuclease, which yields MGRVFVAPLDVVFTIHDVVEPDLVLVAGDQLDILNAKNASGAPALVVEVLSPSTRRTDEKIKRQLFDRAGVREFWIVDPELDAIKVFRREADGALARVAELSSDEDAYLTTPLVPGLEIHLACACSADQDLIPAPAASRTAVRAPRWRRRPR from the coding sequence CTGGGACGCGTCTTCGTCGCGCCGCTCGATGTCGTCTTCACGATCCACGACGTGGTCGAGCCGGACCTGGTCCTCGTGGCCGGCGATCAGCTCGACATCCTGAACGCGAAGAACGCATCCGGAGCGCCGGCGCTCGTCGTGGAAGTGCTGTCGCCCTCCACGCGGCGCACCGACGAGAAGATCAAGCGGCAGCTCTTCGACCGCGCAGGCGTCCGGGAGTTCTGGATCGTGGATCCCGAGCTGGACGCCATCAAGGTGTTCAGGCGTGAGGCAGACGGGGCGCTCGCCCGCGTCGCGGAGCTCTCGTCGGACGAGGACGCATACCTGACGACGCCGCTCGTGCCCGGCCTCGAGATCCACCTGGCGTGCGCCTGTTCCGCTGACCAGGACCTCATCCCCGCGCCCGCGGCGTCGAGGACCGCCGTCAGAGCGCCGCGGTGGCGCCGCCGTCCACGATGA
- a CDS encoding SDR family oxidoreductase has product MWGLVKTLARELGPSGILVNLVAPGRIQTERIEELDQAMASRRGVELQQVKRESVASIPAGRLGTPEEFANLLVFLASDPARYISGQAIIVDGGATAAL; this is encoded by the coding sequence GTGTGGGGGCTCGTGAAGACGCTGGCCCGTGAGCTCGGGCCCTCGGGCATCCTCGTGAACCTCGTCGCGCCCGGGCGCATCCAGACCGAGCGCATCGAGGAACTGGATCAGGCGATGGCCAGCCGGCGCGGCGTGGAGCTGCAGCAGGTGAAGCGCGAGTCGGTCGCGTCGATTCCGGCCGGCCGCCTGGGCACGCCGGAGGAGTTCGCGAACCTGCTGGTGTTCCTCGCCTCCGACCCGGCCCGCTACATCAGCGGCCAGGCGATCATCGTGGACGGCGGCGCCACCGCGGCGCTCTGA
- a CDS encoding SDR family NAD(P)-dependent oxidoreductase, whose protein sequence is MTTIQPGSRARAPASCRRSPMNLNLTGKRALVSPPAAASATPPRSAWPARAPRSSSAAATRDGSRRRQKIREETGGTVEGLVADVSSADEAARLVQHAVATLGGLDIVVHNAGGPPAGEFLSMTDAQWQKAFDQNVMSFVRLVNAAVPEMKKAGGGRILTIASSSVKQPIPGLVLSNALGPACGGS, encoded by the coding sequence ATGACGACGATTCAGCCCGGGTCCCGGGCCCGAGCCCCGGCCTCTTGTCGGAGATCTCCCATGAACCTCAACCTGACCGGAAAACGTGCGCTCGTCTCGCCGCCAGCCGCGGCCTCGGCTACGCCACCGCGCTCGGCCTGGCCCGCGAGGGCGCCTCGCTCGTCATCTGCAGCCGCGACGAGGGACGGATCCAGGAGGCGGCAGAAGATCCGGGAGGAGACGGGCGGGACGGTGGAGGGCCTGGTGGCCGACGTGTCGTCGGCCGACGAGGCCGCGCGCCTCGTGCAGCACGCCGTCGCGACGCTGGGCGGCCTCGACATCGTGGTCCACAACGCGGGCGGGCCGCCGGCGGGCGAGTTCCTGTCGATGACCGACGCCCAGTGGCAGAAGGCGTTCGACCAGAACGTGATGAGCTTCGTCCGCCTGGTGAACGCGGCCGTGCCCGAGATGAAGAAGGCCGGCGGCGGCCGTATCCTCACCATCGCGTCGTCGTCGGTGAAGCAGCCGATCCCGGGACTGGTGCTGTCCAACGCCCTCGGACCGGCGTGTGGGGGCTCGTGA
- a CDS encoding dihydrodipicolinate synthase family protein, which produces MADFLTGVFNITPTPFHPDGALDLESLARLTDFTRRTGVDGMTILGVLGEADKLTEAERDAVIETTVAAAGDAFPICVGTTHAGTDGCIALSRRAQALGARAVMVAPPKLARTNDAALHRHYVAVAEALDIPVVVQDFPPAVGGITMTPALIAGLASASPRLVHLKLEDEPSPMKVSQVLEANPAVRIFGGLGGMMFLEELRHGAVGTMTGFAFPGILVAIHRARR; this is translated from the coding sequence ATGGCCGATTTCCTCACAGGCGTCTTCAACATCACTCCCACGCCGTTCCATCCCGACGGCGCGCTCGACCTGGAGAGCCTGGCGCGGCTCACCGATTTCACCCGCCGCACGGGCGTGGACGGCATGACCATCCTGGGCGTGCTCGGCGAGGCGGACAAGCTCACCGAGGCGGAGCGCGATGCCGTCATCGAGACGACGGTGGCCGCCGCGGGCGACGCCTTTCCGATCTGCGTCGGCACCACGCACGCCGGCACCGACGGCTGCATCGCCCTGAGCCGCCGGGCGCAGGCGCTCGGCGCGCGCGCGGTCATGGTCGCGCCGCCGAAGCTCGCGCGGACCAACGACGCCGCGCTGCACCGCCACTACGTGGCCGTGGCCGAGGCGCTCGACATCCCCGTCGTCGTGCAGGATTTTCCGCCGGCCGTCGGCGGCATCACGATGACCCCGGCGCTCATCGCCGGCCTGGCCTCGGCGTCGCCGCGGCTCGTGCACCTCAAGCTGGAGGACGAGCCGTCGCCGATGAAGGTGAGCCAGGTGCTCGAGGCGAACCCGGCCGTGCGCATCTTCGGGGGCCTGGGCGGGATGATGTTCCTCGAGGAGCTCCGGCACGGCGCCGTCGGCACCATGACGGGCTTCGCGTTCCCCGGGATCCTCGTGGCCATCCACCGCGCCCGGCGGTGA
- a CDS encoding amidohydrolase family protein, with product MSCDLLVAGGTLVTSAGRRRADVAVTGGVITAILPPGTAPPAARVLDAQGRHVLPGAIDTHVHTRHPGVPEREDFVSGTSAAAAGGITTLCEMPISKAPTNSGPALATRARMLEADAVVDFALYGGAGQQNLDRIAGQAEAGAIAFKTFLQPPPPARLDEFEGLWCTDEVVLGDVMRAVKTTGLRHCFHCEHTPLFQALRRRLTAEGRTSGRAHAESRPPVVEELSAAIVLALAEDLNARVQIVHCSSPRTARLARDARWRGVDATVETCPPYLFFTDEALDRLGPYAVCNPPLRGEREVRGLRQCLREGLIEVIGSDHSPFLADDKARGADVIFDTPPGLAGLEVLVPLMLTAAHHGWITVEDVAALVSENAARLFGLTRKGRLQPGADADFTVVDLDAVWRYDATAAVTRARANMRLYDGVELHGRVVSTVVRGALVYHDGVVTGTPGHGRFVRPARA from the coding sequence GTGTCCTGCGATCTGCTCGTCGCCGGCGGCACGCTGGTCACGTCGGCCGGCCGCCGCCGGGCCGATGTCGCCGTGACCGGCGGCGTCATCACCGCGATCCTGCCGCCGGGGACGGCCCCGCCGGCCGCGCGCGTGCTCGATGCCCAGGGCCGCCACGTGCTGCCCGGCGCCATCGACACCCACGTGCACACCCGGCACCCGGGCGTGCCCGAACGCGAGGACTTCGTGTCGGGCACGTCGGCCGCGGCCGCCGGCGGCATCACGACCCTGTGCGAGATGCCCATCTCGAAGGCGCCGACCAACTCCGGGCCGGCGCTCGCGACCCGGGCGCGGATGCTGGAGGCCGACGCCGTCGTGGACTTCGCCCTCTACGGCGGGGCCGGTCAGCAGAACCTGGACCGGATCGCCGGACAGGCCGAGGCCGGGGCGATCGCGTTCAAGACGTTCCTGCAGCCGCCGCCTCCGGCGCGCCTCGACGAGTTCGAGGGCCTCTGGTGCACCGACGAGGTCGTGCTGGGCGACGTGATGCGGGCGGTGAAGACCACGGGCCTGCGCCACTGCTTCCACTGCGAGCACACGCCGCTCTTCCAGGCGCTCCGGCGCCGTCTCACGGCCGAGGGCCGCACGAGCGGCCGCGCGCACGCCGAGAGCCGCCCGCCCGTCGTGGAGGAACTGTCGGCCGCGATCGTCCTGGCGCTGGCCGAGGACCTGAACGCCCGGGTCCAGATCGTCCACTGCTCGAGCCCGCGGACGGCCCGCCTCGCGCGCGACGCGCGGTGGCGCGGCGTGGACGCCACGGTGGAGACGTGTCCGCCCTACCTCTTCTTCACCGACGAGGCGCTCGATCGGCTCGGGCCGTACGCCGTGTGCAACCCGCCGCTGCGCGGCGAGCGCGAGGTGCGCGGCCTGCGCCAGTGCCTGCGCGAAGGCCTCATCGAGGTCATCGGATCCGACCACTCGCCGTTCCTCGCCGACGACAAGGCGCGCGGCGCCGACGTGATCTTCGACACACCCCCCGGCCTGGCCGGCCTCGAAGTGCTCGTGCCCCTCATGCTGACCGCCGCCCATCACGGGTGGATCACGGTGGAGGATGTCGCCGCGCTGGTCTCCGAGAACGCCGCGCGGCTCTTCGGCCTGACGCGGAAGGGCCGCCTGCAGCCGGGCGCCGACGCCGACTTCACGGTGGTGGACCTGGACGCGGTGTGGCGGTACGACGCGACCGCGGCCGTCACCAGGGCGCGTGCGAACATGCGCCTCTACGACGGCGTCGAGCTCCATGGACGGGTCGTGTCCACGGTGGTGCGCGGGGCGCTCGTGTACCACGACGGCGTCGTGACCGGCACGCCCGGGCACGGCCGCTTCGTCCGTCCGGCCCGGGCCTGA
- a CDS encoding TolC family protein, translated as MLRRAIPLALLAGALAGPAGAQSTAPLTLSDALARAQAQSPALAAARARVDAAREATTRIGWLPNPTAELRSENWASGAGGALPLDVFATLTQTVELGGKRGARRAIATAGLDAATAAEAVVARDVARHVVGEYLAALRAREHARERGAFAEQMTEAARVMAQRVEVGAAPEADLLKLRTEDARAVVERGRADLAAARALATLSAVLGTDVSGEALATPPRPALPALDAGVAPTHPEIALAAGAVATARAAVDLEQSRAVPDLGVNAGYKRTGGFNTGVVAVTVPVPLFDRNGVARALAAGQARAAEQDRAATERRLAGAFSAAHRAATILASRATDLDATLVVPARGARDAARAAFAAGALDVLRLVDAERLYVDAAIAAVDVVIDAVEATIEARLAAGEEPLP; from the coding sequence ATGCTCCGCCGCGCGATCCCGTTGGCCCTTCTCGCCGGTGCCCTGGCCGGCCCCGCCGGCGCCCAATCCACGGCGCCACTCACCCTGTCCGACGCCCTGGCGCGTGCCCAGGCGCAGTCGCCGGCGCTCGCCGCGGCCCGCGCCCGCGTGGACGCGGCCCGGGAGGCCACGACCCGGATCGGCTGGCTCCCCAATCCCACCGCGGAGCTGCGGTCGGAGAACTGGGCCTCCGGCGCGGGCGGCGCGCTGCCGCTCGACGTCTTCGCCACGCTGACCCAGACGGTCGAGCTCGGCGGAAAGCGCGGCGCGCGCCGCGCCATCGCCACCGCCGGCCTCGACGCGGCGACGGCGGCCGAGGCGGTGGTGGCGCGCGACGTGGCGCGCCATGTGGTCGGCGAGTACCTGGCTGCGCTGCGCGCCCGCGAACACGCGCGCGAGCGGGGCGCGTTCGCCGAGCAGATGACCGAGGCCGCGCGCGTCATGGCGCAGCGCGTGGAGGTGGGCGCGGCGCCCGAGGCCGACCTCCTGAAGCTCCGGACCGAGGACGCGCGCGCGGTCGTGGAACGGGGCCGCGCCGACCTGGCCGCGGCCCGCGCCCTGGCCACGCTGAGCGCGGTGCTGGGCACCGACGTGAGCGGCGAGGCGCTGGCCACGCCGCCGCGGCCGGCGCTCCCGGCCCTGGACGCGGGCGTGGCGCCGACGCACCCCGAGATCGCGCTGGCGGCCGGCGCGGTGGCGACGGCCCGCGCGGCCGTGGACCTCGAACAGTCGCGGGCGGTGCCCGACCTCGGCGTGAACGCCGGCTACAAGCGCACGGGCGGGTTCAACACCGGGGTCGTCGCCGTCACGGTGCCGGTGCCGCTGTTCGACAGGAACGGCGTGGCGCGGGCGCTCGCGGCGGGCCAGGCGCGCGCCGCCGAACAGGATCGGGCCGCCACCGAACGGCGCCTCGCCGGCGCCTTTTCCGCGGCGCACCGGGCCGCGACGATCCTGGCGTCCCGGGCCACGGACCTCGACGCCACCCTGGTGGTCCCGGCGCGCGGCGCGCGCGACGCCGCGCGGGCCGCGTTCGCGGCCGGCGCGCTGGACGTCCTGCGCCTGGTGGACGCCGAGCGCCTGTATGTCGACGCGGCCATCGCGGCCGTCGACGTGGTGATTGACGCGGTCGAGGCCACCATCGAGGCACGGCTCGCCGCTGGAGAGGAGCCCCTGCCATGA
- a CDS encoding efflux RND transporter periplasmic adaptor subunit: MTRVPSPLACALAIAGMLGATACGRAADEAEAVDPAAAAVGAAGAAVTVDTADAAAAGIETAVAKVVERADPLDAAGRVTFDERRTARLGSLVEGVVRTIDLQPGDAVARGAVVARLHSHVVHDAWAAYFKALAEARRTDAELAYALTAETRAASLVTNKALSPQELERAKVDVNAARQAVASAKAEIVRAEQELEHYGIHASPDADPTTQEDVPVLAPYGGIVVERLATAGMAVTPGTPLLVVSDLSRVWISAEIDEALVGRVVAGRPVTVHAPAYPGEAFPATLAAIGDVVNPETRRVTLRVEAANPDRRLKPQMLVTVTIAATAPRKVLVVPERALQTMDGESVVFVRREAQFARRSVTTGASVNGEVEIVSGLAEGETVATSGAFLLKSALTSPSAGEP, encoded by the coding sequence ATGACGCGTGTCCCTTCCCCGCTGGCCTGCGCGCTGGCCATCGCCGGGATGCTCGGCGCCACCGCCTGCGGACGGGCGGCCGACGAGGCCGAGGCCGTCGATCCGGCGGCGGCCGCCGTCGGCGCGGCCGGCGCCGCGGTGACCGTCGACACCGCCGACGCGGCGGCCGCCGGCATCGAGACCGCGGTGGCCAAGGTGGTCGAGCGCGCCGATCCGCTCGACGCGGCCGGGCGCGTCACCTTCGACGAACGGCGCACGGCGCGGCTCGGCTCGCTCGTGGAGGGCGTCGTCCGGACGATCGACCTGCAGCCCGGCGACGCCGTGGCGCGGGGCGCCGTCGTCGCGCGCCTCCACAGCCACGTGGTGCACGACGCGTGGGCCGCCTACTTCAAGGCCCTCGCCGAGGCACGGCGTACCGACGCCGAGCTCGCCTACGCCCTCACGGCCGAGACGCGGGCCGCGTCGCTCGTCACGAACAAGGCCCTCTCGCCGCAGGAACTGGAGCGCGCGAAGGTCGACGTGAACGCCGCCCGCCAGGCGGTGGCCAGCGCCAAGGCCGAGATCGTCCGCGCCGAGCAGGAGCTCGAGCACTACGGCATCCACGCCTCGCCAGACGCCGATCCGACCACGCAGGAAGACGTGCCGGTGCTCGCGCCGTACGGAGGCATCGTCGTCGAGCGGCTCGCCACGGCGGGCATGGCCGTCACGCCGGGCACGCCGCTCCTGGTCGTGTCGGACCTGTCGCGGGTCTGGATCTCGGCCGAGATCGACGAGGCGCTCGTGGGCCGCGTGGTGGCCGGGCGGCCCGTGACCGTCCACGCGCCGGCGTATCCCGGCGAGGCGTTCCCGGCGACCCTGGCCGCGATCGGCGACGTCGTGAACCCCGAGACGCGCCGCGTGACCCTGCGCGTCGAGGCCGCCAACCCGGACCGCCGGCTGAAGCCGCAGATGCTCGTCACGGTGACCATCGCCGCGACGGCCCCGCGCAAGGTGCTGGTCGTCCCGGAGCGCGCGCTCCAGACGATGGACGGCGAGTCGGTCGTGTTCGTCCGCCGCGAGGCCCAGTTCGCCCGCCGTTCGGTGACCACGGGCGCGAGCGTGAACGGCGAGGTCGAGATCGTCTCCGGCCTGGCCGAGGGCGAGACCGTCGCCACCTCCGGCGCGTTCCTGCTCAAGTCGGCCCTGACCTCGCCGTCGGCCGGGGAGCCGTAG
- a CDS encoding CusA/CzcA family heavy metal efflux RND transporter — MGLVERFVAATFGQRVFVLLCLSALIVTGVLAVRDLPVEAFPDLTNNQVVVITEAPSLAAPEVEQRVSYPIETALMGVPNTQEVRSVSKFGLSMVTVVFDDAVPIYLARQLVTERLADVRSRIPDGLEPVLGPVATAFGEIYQYVVTGDGIDAMTAKTAHDWEVRTRLRSVPGVSEVNTWGGLSKQFQVVVDPTRLDQYGLALGDVLRAVADNNQSFSGGFIEHHAERYTVRGVGLVTDTHDLERVVLASHNGVPVLLRDVAGVEVAPALRDGAVTRNGEGEAVGGMVIMLKGENARDLSVRVKSRLSEIAATLPEGMRLEPFYDQSEVIDRTTHTVRTNLLEGSVLVVAVLFFFLRDVRASLIVAAVIPISMLAGFIGMRLFGVSANLMSLGAIDFGLIVDGAVVMMENFVRRRVGLGERLEHADPDERDDLRLGVFRSAAVEVARPVLFGVLIIIAVYLPIFTLEGLEGKMFRPMAITVCSALLGSLLLSLTAVPVVSSYLLKLEGHHEDEPWFARLRAYYRRHLAVHMRHPHFTVGVALTIVTIAMASVPFLGTEFMPRLDEGSLLIETRKLPSVSLEESVAISTRVERIVLDTFPEVSQIVTKLGRPDLATEAMGIYQGDVYVGLHPEGTWASGRTKAELIDAMAEALSHVPGLEVNFTQPMAMRLDEVVSGVKADVAVKIFGPDAPTLERLGGQILRVVEQVQGSADAQVEVLSGAAQIEIGLDRDALARYGLHVNDIQQVVETAIGGSQVTEVLEGARRFPVVVRLPAAVRQSPAAIENLVVTAPGGERVPLQRLSTVRQASTPEAVNHENGERRLVVQTNVRGRDVGSFVAEAQRRIAGAVTLPSGYYLAWGGQFENQQRATARLAIVVPLSLAIIFVLLVATFGQVRWAALILVNVPFAAVGGVAALWVRGLTLNLSASVGFIALFGVAVLNGVVMIAAIKALREDEGLGVREATLTGAASRLRPVLMTALVAAIGFMPMALSHGAGSEVQRPLATVVIGGIITSTLLTLIVLPTLYGMMETWVERRAHHHHG, encoded by the coding sequence GTGGGTCTCGTCGAACGCTTCGTCGCTGCCACGTTCGGGCAGCGCGTCTTCGTCCTCTTGTGTCTCAGCGCCCTGATCGTCACCGGCGTGCTCGCGGTGCGCGATCTGCCCGTCGAGGCCTTTCCGGACCTGACGAACAACCAGGTGGTCGTGATCACCGAGGCCCCCAGCCTCGCGGCCCCCGAGGTCGAGCAGCGCGTCTCCTACCCGATCGAGACCGCGCTCATGGGCGTGCCGAACACCCAGGAGGTGCGCTCGGTCTCGAAGTTCGGCCTGTCGATGGTCACCGTGGTCTTCGACGACGCCGTGCCCATCTACCTGGCGCGTCAGCTCGTCACCGAGCGGCTGGCCGACGTCCGCTCGCGCATCCCCGACGGGCTCGAACCGGTGCTGGGGCCGGTGGCGACCGCGTTCGGCGAGATCTACCAGTACGTGGTGACGGGCGACGGCATCGACGCGATGACGGCCAAGACCGCCCACGACTGGGAGGTGCGCACGCGCCTGCGGTCGGTGCCCGGCGTGAGCGAGGTCAACACCTGGGGCGGCCTGAGCAAGCAGTTCCAGGTCGTGGTCGACCCGACGCGCCTGGACCAGTACGGCCTGGCGCTCGGCGACGTCCTCCGGGCCGTGGCCGACAACAACCAGTCCTTCAGCGGCGGCTTCATCGAACACCACGCCGAGCGCTACACCGTCCGCGGTGTCGGCCTGGTGACCGACACCCACGATCTCGAGCGGGTCGTGCTGGCCTCGCACAACGGCGTGCCCGTGCTGCTGCGCGACGTGGCCGGCGTGGAGGTGGCGCCGGCGCTCCGTGACGGCGCCGTCACGCGCAACGGCGAGGGCGAGGCCGTCGGCGGCATGGTGATCATGCTGAAGGGCGAGAACGCCCGCGACCTGTCGGTGCGGGTCAAGTCCCGGCTGTCCGAGATCGCGGCCACGCTGCCCGAGGGCATGCGGCTCGAGCCGTTCTACGACCAGTCGGAGGTGATCGACCGCACGACGCACACGGTACGCACGAACCTGCTCGAAGGCAGCGTCCTCGTGGTCGCCGTGCTGTTCTTCTTCCTGCGCGACGTGCGCGCCTCGCTCATCGTGGCGGCCGTCATCCCGATCTCGATGCTGGCGGGGTTCATCGGCATGCGCCTCTTCGGCGTGTCGGCCAACCTGATGTCGCTCGGGGCCATCGACTTCGGGCTGATCGTGGACGGCGCGGTCGTGATGATGGAGAACTTCGTCCGCCGGCGCGTGGGTCTCGGCGAGCGGCTGGAGCACGCCGATCCCGATGAGCGAGACGACCTGCGCCTGGGCGTCTTCCGGAGCGCGGCCGTGGAGGTCGCGCGGCCCGTGCTCTTCGGCGTGCTCATCATCATCGCCGTCTACCTGCCGATCTTCACGCTCGAGGGGCTGGAAGGGAAGATGTTCCGCCCGATGGCGATCACGGTGTGCTCGGCGCTCCTGGGCTCGCTGCTCCTCTCGCTGACGGCGGTCCCGGTGGTGTCGTCGTACCTGCTGAAGCTGGAAGGGCACCACGAGGACGAGCCGTGGTTCGCGCGCCTGCGCGCCTACTACCGGCGGCACCTGGCCGTGCACATGCGCCACCCGCACTTCACCGTCGGCGTGGCCCTCACCATCGTCACCATCGCGATGGCGTCGGTGCCGTTCCTGGGCACGGAGTTCATGCCGCGCCTGGACGAGGGCTCGCTCCTCATCGAGACCCGCAAGCTGCCGTCGGTGTCGCTCGAGGAATCGGTCGCCATCTCGACCAGGGTCGAGCGGATCGTGCTCGACACCTTCCCCGAGGTGTCGCAGATCGTGACCAAGCTGGGACGCCCCGACCTGGCCACCGAAGCCATGGGCATCTACCAGGGCGACGTCTACGTGGGGCTCCACCCCGAGGGGACGTGGGCCAGCGGCCGCACCAAGGCGGAGCTCATCGACGCGATGGCCGAGGCCCTGTCGCACGTGCCCGGCCTGGAGGTGAACTTCACCCAGCCGATGGCGATGCGGCTCGACGAAGTCGTCTCCGGCGTGAAGGCCGACGTGGCCGTGAAGATCTTCGGCCCGGACGCGCCGACGCTCGAGCGGCTCGGCGGCCAGATCCTGCGCGTGGTCGAGCAGGTGCAGGGCAGCGCCGACGCGCAGGTCGAGGTGCTGTCCGGCGCGGCGCAGATCGAGATCGGGCTGGACCGGGACGCGCTCGCCCGCTACGGCCTCCACGTGAACGACATCCAGCAGGTGGTGGAGACCGCCATCGGCGGGAGCCAGGTGACCGAGGTGCTCGAGGGCGCCCGCCGCTTCCCCGTCGTCGTCCGGCTGCCCGCCGCCGTCCGCCAGTCGCCGGCGGCGATCGAGAACCTGGTCGTGACGGCCCCGGGCGGCGAGCGGGTCCCGCTGCAGCGGCTGAGCACCGTCCGCCAGGCGTCCACGCCCGAGGCCGTCAACCACGAGAACGGCGAGCGCCGCCTCGTCGTGCAGACCAACGTCCGCGGCCGTGACGTCGGCAGCTTCGTGGCCGAAGCCCAGCGGCGGATCGCGGGCGCGGTCACGCTGCCGAGCGGCTACTACCTCGCGTGGGGCGGCCAGTTCGAGAACCAGCAGCGCGCCACCGCGCGGCTGGCCATCGTCGTGCCGCTGTCGCTGGCCATCATCTTCGTGCTGCTCGTGGCCACCTTCGGCCAGGTGCGCTGGGCGGCCCTCATCCTGGTGAACGTGCCGTTCGCGGCCGTGGGCGGCGTGGCCGCCCTGTGGGTCCGGGGGCTCACGTTGAACCTGTCGGCGTCGGTCGGCTTCATCGCGCTCTTCGGCGTGGCCGTGCTGAACGGCGTGGTGATGATCGCGGCCATCAAGGCGCTGCGCGAGGACGAAGGGCTCGGCGTCCGGGAAGCAACGCTCACGGGCGCGGCCTCCCGGCTGCGGCCCGTGCTGATGACGGCCCTCGTCGCCGCCATCGGCTTCATGCCGATGGCGCTGTCCCACGGCGCGGGCTCGGAAGTGCAGCGGCCGCTCGCCACGGTGGTGATCGGCGGCATCATCACGTCGACCTTGCTGACGCTCATCGTGCTGCCGACCTTGTACGGCATGATGGAGACCTGGGTGGAGCGGCGGGCGCATCACCATCACGGCTAG
- a CDS encoding response regulator transcription factor: MRVLVVEDDPAISRFIVRGLTEERYLVDLVEDGASAVDMAAAEEYDVVVLDLMLPGLDGFEVCRRLRGKGIDTPVIIVTARDAVADRVTALDAGADDVLVKPFAFDELLARLRAVGRRGRSRQLTHLLEYGGIRIDPVAHQVTVAGRPVPLTATEYRLLSFLVRRAEAIVTRDQLAQHVWGGEYDPLSNNADVYVGYVRRKLLTATPEPLIHTVRGLGYMLKAGAPS, from the coding sequence ATGCGCGTCCTCGTCGTGGAAGACGATCCGGCCATCAGCCGGTTCATCGTGCGCGGCCTCACGGAGGAGCGCTACCTGGTGGACCTGGTCGAGGACGGCGCCTCGGCGGTCGACATGGCGGCGGCCGAGGAGTACGACGTCGTCGTCCTGGACCTGATGCTTCCCGGCCTCGACGGATTCGAGGTATGCCGGCGGCTGCGCGGCAAGGGCATCGACACGCCCGTCATCATCGTCACGGCCAGGGACGCGGTGGCCGACCGCGTGACGGCGCTCGACGCCGGCGCCGACGACGTCCTCGTCAAGCCGTTCGCGTTCGACGAGCTGCTGGCGCGCCTCAGAGCCGTCGGCCGGCGCGGGCGGTCGCGGCAGCTCACCCACCTGCTGGAATACGGCGGCATCCGCATCGACCCGGTGGCGCACCAGGTCACGGTGGCCGGCCGGCCGGTGCCGCTCACGGCGACGGAGTACCGCCTGCTGTCGTTCCTCGTCCGCCGCGCCGAGGCCATCGTCACGCGCGACCAGCTCGCGCAGCACGTCTGGGGCGGCGAGTACGATCCCCTCTCGAACAACGCCGACGTCTACGTGGGGTACGTCCGCCGGAAGCTCCTCACGGCGACGCCGGAGCCCCTCATCCACACCGTCCGCGGCCTGGGCTACATGCTGAAGGCGGGCGCGCCGTCGTGA